Genomic window (Rosa chinensis cultivar Old Blush chromosome 6, RchiOBHm-V2, whole genome shotgun sequence):
TTAGAAGTGCTAGGTCATTTGAGTATTTCGACCTTAGTGGCCCCATATGTAGGACTTGGAGAAGTTGATGCAAGCTTTGCAAGGGCGTCTGCCTTGTCGTTTTCTGCCCTCGGTATTTGGGTAAAACTGTAGGAGGTAAATCTCTGAACTAATGCCCGGGCTAAGGCCTTGTAAGAGGACATGTGGGGCTCCTTTGCCTCGAAGTTACCGCTGACCTGGTTTACGACTAACTGAGAATCACTGATGATACCAAGGTGCTGCACCCATAGTTCCCGGGCGATCTGCAGACCTGCTATGAGTGCCTCGTACTCTGCGGCATTGTTGGATGCCTTGAAGGCAAATTTGAGGGCGTACTCGTAGACTTGATCGTCTGGGCTAATTAGCAGGATACCAGCTCCACTGGTTTTCTTGTTGGACGCGCCATCAACGTATAATCACCAAGTGCTTGGCGGAGGTGGATCTGGGGCTAGTGGTTCAGGTGATTCCAGGGGTGGGTTATGGAAGGGAATTGACTCGGAAATAAAATCTGCCGCTGCCTGGCCCTTAATAGCTGTCCGGGGATGGTACTTGATATCGAACTCCcccagctcgatggcccacttaaTTAACCTGCCCGATGTCTCTGGTTTCTGCAAAACCTGCCTCaatgggtgattagtgaaaacGGTGATTGAGTATGCCTGGAAGTAATGTCTAAGCTTCCAGGCTGATACCAGGAAGGCCAGTGCCACTTTTTCAATGTCCGGGTACCTGGATTCTGCACCAGTGTATCCTTTTCCAGCGTAGTACACTGGGTACTCGCAATCGGAGTCCTTCCTAATAAGAACTGAGCTCACAGCTGTTGATGATGCCGCCAGGTATATGTAGAGCATTTCTCCTGGAACAGGTTTGTAGAGTAGAGGTACCTCTGACAGGTATGCCTTCAAGCCAAGAAAAGCAGCCTCGTGCTCCGCTGTCCAGGCTATTACCTCGACGTGCTGGGTTTTtagcaatttgaagaaaggagtgcacttgtccgtcagcctggagatgaatcttgaCCGGGCGGCCACCTTGCCTGTAAGAGATTAGACCTCGTTTCAGTAGGTTGGGGACACCATGTCTAATATAGCCTGTACCTTCTCtggattggcctcaattcccctgtggctaatgatgtaccCAAGAAACTTTCCTACCTTGACCCCGAAGATGCACGTCTGTGGGTTAAGCCGCATACCATTGCGCAATATGATggtgaagacgattgataagttGGTTACGTGATCGTCCGGAGTTAGACTTTTTACTTGCATGTCATCCACGTATACCTCCATGATAGTATCGATAACTTCctcaaacatggagttgacaagtcgctgataagtgGCACCTGCATTCTTTAACCCAAAAGGCATGACTTGGTAGCAATAGAGTCCTTTGTCTGTGGTAAAGGTTGTGTGCTCCTCGTCTGCCGGATTCATTCGAATTTGGTTGTATCCACTGAACGCATCCATGAAACTGAGTAACCGGTACCCAACAGTGGACTCGATTAATTGGTCAATTCGCGGGAGCATGAAGCTATCTTTAGGGCACGCTCGGTTGAGGTTTGTGTAGTccacacacatgcgccatgatCCCGGAGATTTCTTTGGTACCATGACCACGTTGGCTAACCACCGGGGGTATGTTACTTCCCTGACAAAGTTGATGGCCATCAACTTCTTTACTTCAACCTGGATAGCCCGGTACTTATAGTGCGTGAAGGCCCTTCGTTTTTGTCTTACCGGTGTCGAGTAAGGAACAATACTAAGATTGTGCGTGGCTATCTTTGTCGGTATaccgggcatgtcctcatatGACCAGGCGAATGCAGATGTGTTAGAGCGGAGAAACGAGATCAACCCTTCCCTGACAACCGGAGACAGCCTAGTACCGATCTTAACAGTCCTGTCTGGGAACTGCTCTGATAGCACCACCTCTTCAATGTCTTCTACGGCACCGGGCCGTTCTTCGTTGGAATCGGTATCATCTCTGGGTTACTCTCACCTTTCCGGGTTAGTAGCTACGTGCAACATCTCAGACTTTCCCCTACCGCGAGATACAGTCAAAGAATAGCATTTCCTCGCAGCGGCCTGATCACCCCGGATGGTAGTAATGCCGGCCGGGGTTGGCACTTTCATCATGAGCATGTGACCTGCAATGAAGGTTTTCAGACGCCAGAGTGCCGGTCGACCCAGGATAGCATTGTAGGATGAGACGCAGTCCACTAtgatgaactctgttttgatggttgaacagTTCAGACTTTCGCCTACCGTGATCGATAGGTAATCTGATCCGAGTGGTTGGACGATATCTCCTGAAAAACTAATGAGGGGCTCATTATCTTGTGACAACTTGGCTCTTCCTCTGTTCAAAGCTTTGTATGCATCGCGAAATAATACTCTAACTGGGGCCCCGGTGTCCACTAGCACCCGGGACATTATATAATGGTCCATTTGGAgcgtgattaggaagggatcatcatggggcatcTTCAGATCGGCCTCCTCCTCCTGCAGGAATGTCACCGATGTCCATCCGGTGCCACCGTCTTGCTGCGGGGCCTTgtggaagttgaaaactttCGGACGGCCGAAACTAGAATTTCGTTTCTTCCTTTGGGGAGGAAACTCTTTCGGGCCCCCACCATGGATCGTGAAGATCTGGCCATACACGTCTATAGCTCCTATCTCCTTAGCATGTAGGTATCGTTGAAGCTTGCCCCTCTGGATGAGGGACTCGATTGTATTTTTCAAAGCAACACAAAGATTGGTATTGTGTTCGACATCCTCATGATAAGTGCAGAATTTTCCGGTGTCCTGCTGGGTAAGTTTACTCTTCAGGAACTTCCTTGGGGGTGGCCCCAGTATTTCATCCTTATTTTCGTTCCAAATAGTCTCGTATGAAGCGTTGAGGATTGTGAACACCTCAtaccggggtggtggtggtgtctgCGGGGCCTGCTGTACCCTCGGATCCCGGTGAGGTTGAGTGGTCCCGTAACTGTTAGACCTGGACGAGGACTCTTTGCTTCTTTTGTTCGAGGTATGGGGTGATCTGTCGTGACTATGGACCCACTCCCTCTTTTGTGGCTCATCCCTGACCGTCGAGGCCGGTGTGGAAAATCTTAGCTCTGGTCTGGGGGTGTCCTCGTACGTTTCGAATTCGGCCTGGGCATGTCTGATGGCAGTGGCCATCAGCTCGTCGTAGTTAGCTGGAGGATTATGGTTGATCCTGTAGAGAAATTCTCCTTACCTTAAGCCCCTCCTGAAAGCCAGCTCAGCCAGTTCCTTATTAAGGTCCCGGCACTTAGCAGTAGCCGCCTGCCATCGATTTACAAAAGACTTCAGAGTTTCATCTTCTCCCTGCTAGACCTTTAACAGGCCCTTCGGTGTGTGTATCCCATCAGTGCGTAAGATGAATCGAGCTACAAACTTGTCAGCTAACTCCTTAAAATTCCCTACAGAACCGACCGGCAGTTCGTAGAACAACTCAAAGCCTCTCTTGACAAGGTCTCCtggaacatattacaacacaTTTCATCCGTATATCCCTTGGCACTGGTTTGCGATCGAAAAGCCTGTAGATGCTGGTAGGGGTCTCCAACTCCCGTATAGTCGATCTTCAGTGGTTTCGATGTATTTGCTCAAATGGCTCCTCTAACCTGTTGGGTGAAAGGACCCGGGCGGTCCTCTTAAGTGGTCATAGCTCTCCAggtgtctctattttctgtggCCTGTACCCTTGCCTGCAGGGCGTGCTAAGAGTTGCTCATTTGCACAAGTAATGCCGTGTTTGCATCGATTACCGGTGGGATATTGTGAACTGGCTGTGGTAACGGTGGTGGTGGCAGATGCCTCAAGTTTTCCGGGAATAAGTCTACCGGTATCTGGATTATCCGTTGACCGCCCTCCGTAGAAGGTGCTGGGGCGTTGTTGGGGTCTCCGGTTATCGGGGCGGTGGTCGCGCCTGTTGCTAACTAGGATGCCCTAGCCAGGGCCTGGGTGAGTGCCTCGTTGTGCTGGTGCCTCCTGTCCAGGGCTCGGGCCAGCGctgtgttttcatcttccaaatcctGAATTCTCTGTTGCGCAAGGCGGTTTGTTTCCCTATCGGTACTCTGTTGTTCCCGATCGATCCTGGATTGTTCCCTCAAGGCTGCGATCTCAGCTCGCATAGACTCCAACTCCGATACCGGAGTCACTCGGTCCGGGACCATCGGGTCCAAGGATCCGAGACCATGCATTTCTCCTGATACACTGGGCGCTTCTGCTGACGAAGTTCCCGGAGAGCATATCACTGCTCGGGCGACACTTCTACCCTCATCTGCCACTTCTGGCTCATTCATGATTCGCCCCTATCtggcgcgccaatgtttctggtggctttctccgggtacctcacacagaatgctataccgcctggggtaccgatccaactcgTAACTCCTGTATAAGAACACAAtgttagaggggtaaaccgtaccggacggtttacacctctccgatgcctgagtgagaaactaatagatgtgtaCCAAGTAAATAGTAAGCAAATGAGTTATTACCCATagaaggtggttgtgctaatgtctttatactcgAGCAAGGGAAAGGAGTCTCCCCTagcttcgatgtgggacacaggttgttcttctgatgccatatcagccCTCTTGTTGTGTAAATAGATGCTGTGCTGGCCTTGTCCCTGGCCCTGGGTGCCCGGGGTAGCATCCCATAGGGGCCcggccatggtgggtcgtgaacccggcccatggcatagTACCTGAGAGTACCGATGGGGCCCAGCCGATAGTGCCAAACTTGGTGAGACTTACCCAGTATGTACAGCAACTGTCCAGCTCCAAAGCTGATTCTCTccaaagagagagaatggagaaggcAGTGACGATCGCAGTGTCGGCGATGTACGCGTTCGAGAAACTGGAGAAGGTCGGAGAAGGGACCTATGGCAAGGTTTACAGAGCCAGAGAGAAGGCGACTGGCAAGATCGTCGCCCTAAAAACGACTCGCCTCCACGAGGACGAAGAAGGCGTCCCTTCCACCACTCTTCGCGAGGTCTCCATTTTGCTCATGCTCTCCCGAGACCCACACGTCATCAGGTACCCCCTACCCTAGTCTTTCATTTCGATTTCtgcaaaattagggtttcaaattGGCGCTTAGGGTTAGGGATTTGAGAATTGATTTTGTATGGAGTTGCAATTTTCGGTTCTGGTTGGGATTTGTTGCGTtttttaattgattgatttgatttcaAAACGGATAGGTTGATGGATGTGACGCAAGGCATGAATAAGGAAGGCAAGACTGTGCTCTACTTCGTTTTGAGTACATGGAGACTGATGTGAAGAAATGATTCCTGCTCCCGTCGTTAAGGTCTGAATTCAATACATCTACTAATACCTTGAAAGTATGTGATGATGCAGAGTTTGATGTACTAACTCTGCAAAGGTGTTGCCTTCTGCCATGGTCATGGAATCTTACACAGGTAAAGCTTTCGTCAATTTGTTTGCTCTAATTTCACTTTGGTTTTTTGAGAAAGTAGTATCAGACTAGTTGGCTCACTCTCCTTTACCGTGATTTGCAGGGATCTTAAGCCTTATAATCTCCTGATGGACCGCAAGAGTAGGATCCTTAAGAT
Coding sequences:
- the LOC112170691 gene encoding uncharacterized protein LOC112170691, with translation MATAIRHAQAEFETYEDTPRPELRFSTPASTVRDEPQKREWVHSHDRSPHTSNKRSKESSSRSNSYGTTQPHRDPRVQQAPQTPPPPRYEVFTILNASYETIWNENKDEILGPPPRKFLKSKLTQQDTGKFCTYHEDVEHNTNLCVALKNTIESLIQRGKLQRYLHAKEIGAIDVYGQIFTIHGGGPKEFPPQRKKRNSSFGRPKVFNFHKAPQQDGGTGWTSVTFLQEEEADLKMPHDDPFLITLQMDHYIMSRVLVDTGAPVRVLFRDAYKALNRGRAKLSQDNEPLISFSGDIVQPLGSDYLSITVGESLNCSTIKTEFIIVDCVSSYNAILGRPALWRLKTFIAGHMLMMKVPTPAGITTIRGDQAAARKCYSLTVSRGRGKSEMLHVATNPEREGLISFLRSNTSAFAWSYEDMPGIPTKIATHNLSIVPYSTPVRQKRRAFTHYKYRAIQVEVKKLMAINFVREVTYPRWLANVVMVPKKSPGSWRMCVDYTNLNRACPKDSFMLPRIDQLIESTVGYRLLSFMDAFSGYNQIRMNPADEEHTTFTTDKGLYCYQVMPFGLKNAGATYQRLVNSMFEEVIDTIMEVYVDDMQVKSLTPDDHVTNLSIVFTIILRNGMRLNPQTCIFGVKVGKFLGYIISHRGIEANPEKHVEVIAWTAEHEAAFLGLKAYLSEVPLLYKPVPGEMLYIYLAASSTAVSSVLIRKDSDCEYPVYYAGKGYTGAESRYPDIEKVALAFLVSAWKLRHYFQAYSITVFTNHPLRQVLQKPETSGRLIKWAIELGEFDIKYHPRTAIKGQAAADFISESIPFHNPPLESPEPLAPDPPPPSTCPDDQVYEYALKFAFKASNNAAEYEALIAGLQIARELWVQHLGIISDSQLVVNQVSGNFEAKEPHMSSYKALARALVQRFTSYSFTQIPRAENDKADALAKLASTSPSPTYGATKVEILK